A region of Streptomyces halobius DNA encodes the following proteins:
- a CDS encoding class I SAM-dependent methyltransferase, whose amino-acid sequence MSDHDNPGQRHLSDHGIGDHTTHDHITHIDWAVLGPLLEQGAEVQAPFFEAAAAWLRELLTDADAPEAAATADAGPDGPRTGPRTGPRPHPVRRILDVGSGPGVTTCLLAQAFPDAEAVAVDATEALLARTRDRAARLGLGDRVRTHLAELPGGLDALDGADLIWSSKALHHVGDQRGAVAALAGHLRPGGLLAVFEGGLNPRFLPRDIGIGRPGLQSRLDAVGEEAFTEMRAALPDAVDAVEDWPAFLADAGLRTPRTRSFLLDLPAPLSAEAREHLRATLLRSVEVYGDRLDEDDRTTLGRLTDPDDPAGITRRPDAFLLSAQTVHTARAQ is encoded by the coding sequence ATGAGCGATCACGACAACCCCGGCCAGAGGCACCTCAGCGACCACGGCATCGGCGACCACACCACGCACGACCACATCACGCACATCGACTGGGCGGTGCTGGGACCGCTCCTCGAACAGGGCGCCGAGGTCCAGGCGCCGTTCTTCGAAGCGGCGGCGGCCTGGCTGCGCGAGCTGCTCACGGATGCCGATGCCCCCGAGGCCGCCGCGACCGCCGACGCCGGTCCCGACGGCCCCCGCACCGGCCCCCGTACCGGCCCTCGCCCCCACCCCGTACGCCGGATCCTCGACGTCGGCAGTGGACCGGGCGTCACCACCTGCCTCCTGGCCCAAGCCTTCCCCGACGCCGAAGCGGTAGCGGTGGACGCCACCGAAGCCCTCCTGGCGCGCACTCGCGACCGCGCCGCCCGCCTGGGGCTCGGCGACCGCGTCCGCACCCACCTCGCCGAACTCCCGGGCGGGCTCGACGCCCTCGACGGGGCCGACCTCATCTGGTCCAGCAAGGCCCTGCATCACGTCGGCGACCAGCGGGGCGCGGTGGCCGCCCTCGCCGGCCATCTGCGGCCCGGCGGCCTGCTCGCCGTCTTCGAAGGCGGCCTCAACCCCCGCTTCCTGCCGCGTGACATCGGCATCGGCCGCCCGGGGCTGCAGTCCCGCCTGGACGCGGTGGGGGAGGAGGCGTTCACCGAGATGCGGGCGGCGCTGCCGGACGCCGTGGACGCCGTCGAGGACTGGCCGGCCTTCCTCGCCGACGCCGGACTGCGCACCCCGCGCACCCGCAGTTTCCTGCTGGACCTGCCGGCCCCCTTGTCGGCCGAGGCGCGCGAGCACCTTCGCGCCACCCTGCTCCGCAGCGTCGAGGTGTACGGCGACCGTCTCGACGAGGACGACCGTACGACCCTCGGCCGCCTCACCGACCCCGACGACCCCGCGGGCATCACCCGCCGCCCGGACGCCTTCCTGCTGTCGGCCCAGACCGTCCACACGGCCCGCGCGCAGTAG
- a CDS encoding SUKH-3 domain-containing protein, translated as MNDNPERPAIQKLRDALSGAANFEVHPLDIEEACRRYAEDGYEVTPQLREFLENYGELTVTWRFRDSEVEVTTSVERTLEATHATPRNARIFAKRLGEPVLVVGPAFETEECVLLAESGDILLAGDAGFQRVANGFGNAIRALIASDLDKTFF; from the coding sequence ATGAACGACAACCCTGAGCGACCGGCGATCCAGAAACTGCGGGACGCCCTGTCGGGAGCCGCGAACTTCGAGGTCCACCCGCTGGACATCGAGGAGGCCTGTCGCCGGTACGCCGAGGACGGGTACGAAGTCACCCCTCAGCTCCGGGAGTTCCTTGAGAACTACGGCGAACTCACCGTGACCTGGCGATTCCGGGATTCGGAGGTGGAGGTCACGACGTCGGTCGAGAGGACGCTGGAGGCTACGCACGCCACGCCCAGGAACGCGCGTATCTTCGCCAAACGTCTCGGCGAGCCCGTCCTGGTGGTCGGTCCCGCTTTCGAGACCGAAGAGTGCGTGCTGCTGGCGGAGAGCGGCGACATCCTGCTCGCCGGAGACGCCGGATTCCAGAGAGTCGCGAACGGCTTCGGAAACGCGATTCGCGCCCTCATCGCAAGCGACCTGGACAAGACGTTCTTCTGA
- a CDS encoding FAD-dependent monooxygenase has product MRIVICGAGIAGLTLANRVSALGGEAVLLERAPGPRSQGYMIDFFGPGHDAIEAMGLLPAIEEVAYQLDEASLIDEYGRRRVGVEPKQFANGPLLNLMRPDLERVLREHLPTEVDLRFGTGPVAVVDHGDGIRVTLDDGAEVEADLLVGADGIHSTVRRLVFGAESRFFRYLGFHTAAFSFDAPEIHAATRGLFCLTDTADRQMGFYALRDGSVAAFAVHRTPDPALPDDVRAAVRDSYGGLGWVVPKALDQCPPSTEIYYDQVAQIDMPTWSEGRVVLVGDACYAVSLLAGQGASLGIAGAYLLADQLARAQSIGQALAEYERLFRPVTEERQKAGRTSARWFLPESALQLRVRRAALRMARLPMINRYVAATLAGRSTALITKTAVH; this is encoded by the coding sequence ATGCGAATAGTGATCTGCGGGGCCGGGATCGCCGGTCTGACCCTGGCGAACCGGGTGTCGGCGCTCGGCGGCGAGGCGGTGCTGCTGGAGCGGGCACCCGGCCCCCGCTCCCAGGGGTACATGATCGACTTCTTCGGACCGGGCCACGACGCGATCGAGGCGATGGGGCTGCTGCCCGCGATCGAGGAGGTCGCCTACCAGCTGGATGAGGCAAGCCTGATCGACGAGTACGGCCGCCGTCGTGTCGGTGTGGAGCCCAAGCAGTTCGCCAACGGCCCCCTCTTGAATCTCATGCGGCCCGACCTCGAACGGGTGCTGCGCGAACACCTGCCGACGGAGGTCGACCTGCGGTTCGGTACCGGTCCGGTCGCCGTGGTCGACCACGGCGATGGAATTCGGGTCACGCTCGACGATGGCGCGGAAGTCGAAGCCGACCTTCTTGTCGGCGCCGACGGCATCCATTCGACCGTCCGCCGGCTGGTGTTCGGGGCAGAGTCACGGTTCTTCCGTTACCTCGGTTTCCACACCGCAGCCTTCTCCTTCGACGCCCCGGAGATCCACGCGGCGACCCGGGGCCTGTTCTGTCTCACCGACACCGCCGACAGGCAGATGGGCTTCTACGCTCTCCGCGACGGTAGCGTCGCCGCCTTCGCCGTGCACCGCACGCCGGATCCGGCGTTGCCGGACGATGTCCGGGCGGCCGTGCGCGACTCGTACGGCGGGTTGGGTTGGGTGGTGCCCAAGGCGCTCGACCAGTGCCCGCCGTCGACGGAGATCTACTACGACCAGGTCGCGCAGATCGACATGCCCACCTGGAGCGAGGGAAGGGTCGTACTGGTCGGGGATGCCTGCTACGCCGTGTCGCTGCTCGCTGGTCAAGGCGCGTCACTGGGCATCGCCGGCGCATACCTGCTGGCCGACCAGCTGGCCCGGGCGCAGTCGATCGGCCAGGCTCTGGCGGAGTACGAACGGTTGTTCCGTCCGGTGACGGAAGAGAGGCAGAAGGCAGGCCGTACCAGTGCCCGCTGGTTCTTGCCCGAGTCCGCGTTGCAGCTCCGAGTACGCCGAGCCGCGCTGCGAATGGCCCGGCTACCCATGATCAATCGCTACGTGGCCGCGACCCTGGCCGGTAGATCCACCGCGCTCATCACGAAGACAGCAGTTCACTGA
- a CDS encoding YihY/virulence factor BrkB family protein: MGVRTAAADVKRTAPATWAQYRTALRRTPVSVWNDDVTDWAASLTYYSVLALLPTLIVTVSLIGVADPAATEQLINQISEIAPAESSATVRRALISMAHQHTAAWVVVGGALASALWSSSSYLAVFRRALHAMHRTKDDRPPWRKAPRILATALVLMALLISSAVALLASGPIARALSRTLGLGETGETTWNLLKWPLLLLLATVLAMVLFRSGPPSSRGVRRAAPGGVVAVLLWLVSSAGFALYASYVGTFNRLYGSLAGPVVFLIWLWFSHLSLLSGAQFNVELARAGRVVRARTHS, encoded by the coding sequence ATCGGTGTACGGACAGCGGCGGCCGACGTGAAGCGCACCGCACCGGCGACCTGGGCCCAGTACCGCACCGCCCTGCGCCGTACCCCGGTGTCCGTCTGGAACGACGATGTGACGGACTGGGCGGCGAGCCTGACGTACTACTCGGTGCTGGCGTTGCTGCCGACGCTGATCGTCACGGTGTCGCTGATCGGTGTAGCCGATCCCGCGGCCACCGAACAACTCATCAACCAGATCAGTGAGATCGCGCCGGCGGAATCGAGTGCGACCGTGCGCCGCGCGCTGATCAGCATGGCCCATCAGCACACCGCTGCCTGGGTGGTGGTGGGCGGCGCGCTGGCCAGTGCGCTGTGGTCGTCGTCCAGCTATCTCGCGGTGTTCCGCCGCGCGCTGCACGCCATGCACCGTACGAAGGACGACCGCCCGCCGTGGCGCAAGGCGCCGCGTATTCTCGCGACGGCGCTGGTGCTGATGGCGTTGCTGATCAGCAGTGCCGTGGCACTGCTGGCCAGCGGGCCGATAGCGCGGGCTCTCAGCCGGACGCTCGGTCTCGGCGAGACGGGCGAGACGACCTGGAACCTGCTGAAGTGGCCGTTGCTGCTGCTTCTGGCCACCGTGCTGGCGATGGTGCTGTTCCGTTCCGGGCCGCCCAGTTCGCGCGGGGTGCGCCGGGCGGCGCCCGGCGGGGTGGTCGCGGTGCTGCTGTGGCTGGTGTCGTCGGCGGGCTTCGCGCTCTACGCGTCGTACGTCGGCACCTTCAACCGGCTCTACGGCTCGCTCGCCGGCCCGGTGGTGTTCCTGATCTGGCTGTGGTTCTCCCATCTGTCGCTGCTGTCCGGGGCGCAGTTCAATGTGGAACTGGCGCGCGCGGGGCGGGTCGTGAGGGCGCGGACCCACTCCTGA
- a CDS encoding carboxymuconolactone decarboxylase family protein, with amino-acid sequence MNARLNLFGSPVATNALKGIISAGKVVSDSTLPAATQELVKIRASQINGCGVCTDMHTKEATQAGETSVRLNLIAAWRDATVFTDAERAALEMTEQGTRIADAAGGVTDEVWAKAAKHYDEDQLAALVSLIALINAFNRVNVIVQQPAGDYQPGRFG; translated from the coding sequence ATGAATGCTCGCTTGAACCTCTTCGGCAGCCCGGTCGCGACCAATGCCCTGAAAGGCATCATCTCGGCGGGCAAGGTGGTCTCGGACTCGACGCTGCCGGCCGCGACGCAGGAGCTGGTGAAGATCCGCGCCAGTCAGATCAACGGCTGCGGTGTCTGCACCGACATGCACACCAAGGAAGCCACGCAGGCCGGGGAGACGTCGGTGCGCCTCAACCTGATCGCGGCCTGGCGGGACGCCACGGTGTTCACCGACGCCGAGCGGGCCGCCCTGGAGATGACCGAGCAGGGCACCCGCATCGCCGACGCGGCCGGTGGTGTCACGGACGAGGTCTGGGCGAAGGCCGCCAAGCACTACGACGAGGACCAGCTCGCCGCCCTGGTGTCCCTCATCGCGCTCATCAACGCCTTCAACCGTGTGAACGTCATCGTCCAGCAGCCCGCCGGTGACTACCAGCCCGGCCGGTTCGGATAA
- a CDS encoding hydroxysqualene dehydroxylase yields MAGGTQGDRHGTTQSTSRRGFLGGAVGGALALGGAAAPGSGVVTAPEAAAVPRRTTGKGRRAARRVAVLGGGVAGLTAAHELAERGFQVTVHERKPHGLGGKARSMDVPNSAHGGRKPLPGEHGFRFIPGIYHNLPDTLRRIPFPGNANGCHDNLVASTEVMLARTGGRENIRFPFSSIGTPPPVLTPDAFLRLLTGQLETFTRLPAHEIAYFANRMLVFFTSCEQRRLDVWEHTPWWRYLRADDMSADYQQLLAIGMTRNIVATKAEIASTRTVATCGEAFIFNLLGRGADGEPDRVLNLPTNEAWIDPWVACLRSLGVEFKVGWSVRDLTLAGGRITEAVVTDPQGARHAVTADHFVQAMPVEHARATWNASVRAADPQLVRCDRLETDWMTGLQFYLTEPTPILHGHINHIDTPWALTAVAQAQYWKDRDFPADYGDGTAADCLSVDISEWNRPGLLYGKTAKQCTREEVAREVWAQMKAGLNDTGAAVLRDATVHSWFLDPAVDGLGTPHPANDEQLLIHPTGTWFNRPSSRTAIPNLFLAGDYVTVDIDLATMEGANASARQAVNALLDEDGSSAARCEVQRLYRAPEFEPLKADDARRHRLGLRNAFDLG; encoded by the coding sequence ATGGCGGGCGGCACACAGGGCGATCGGCACGGCACCACACAGAGCACCAGCCGCCGCGGCTTCCTCGGCGGGGCCGTCGGAGGAGCGCTGGCCCTCGGCGGTGCGGCCGCCCCCGGCAGTGGCGTCGTCACCGCGCCCGAGGCCGCCGCGGTCCCGCGTCGTACGACCGGGAAAGGACGGCGGGCGGCCCGCCGGGTCGCCGTACTGGGCGGCGGCGTGGCCGGCCTGACCGCCGCGCACGAGCTGGCCGAGCGCGGCTTCCAGGTCACTGTCCACGAACGCAAACCGCACGGGCTCGGCGGCAAGGCCCGCAGCATGGACGTCCCCAACAGCGCTCACGGCGGCCGGAAACCACTGCCCGGCGAACACGGCTTCCGCTTCATACCCGGGATCTATCACAACCTCCCCGACACGCTCCGCCGTATCCCCTTCCCCGGCAACGCCAACGGCTGCCATGACAACCTCGTCGCCTCCACCGAGGTGATGCTGGCCCGCACCGGCGGCCGCGAGAACATCCGGTTTCCTTTCTCCTCCATCGGCACCCCTCCACCCGTACTAACACCGGACGCGTTCCTCCGGTTGCTGACCGGCCAGCTGGAGACATTCACCCGCCTCCCCGCCCACGAGATCGCCTACTTCGCCAACCGGATGCTGGTCTTCTTCACCAGCTGCGAGCAGCGCCGCCTCGACGTCTGGGAGCACACGCCCTGGTGGCGCTATCTGCGCGCCGACGACATGTCCGCCGACTACCAGCAGCTACTGGCCATCGGGATGACCCGGAACATCGTCGCCACCAAGGCCGAGATCGCCTCCACCAGGACCGTCGCCACCTGCGGTGAGGCATTCATCTTCAACCTTCTGGGGCGGGGCGCGGACGGCGAACCGGACCGGGTGCTCAACCTCCCCACCAATGAGGCATGGATCGATCCCTGGGTGGCCTGTCTCCGCTCCCTGGGCGTGGAGTTCAAGGTCGGCTGGTCCGTACGCGATCTGACCTTGGCCGGCGGACGGATCACCGAGGCCGTCGTCACCGACCCCCAAGGCGCCCGGCACGCCGTCACCGCGGACCATTTCGTCCAGGCGATGCCCGTCGAGCACGCCCGCGCCACCTGGAACGCGTCCGTACGGGCCGCCGATCCCCAACTGGTGCGCTGCGACCGGCTGGAGACCGACTGGATGACCGGCCTGCAGTTCTATCTCACCGAGCCGACGCCCATCCTCCACGGGCATATCAACCACATCGACACCCCCTGGGCACTGACCGCCGTCGCACAGGCCCAGTACTGGAAGGACCGTGACTTTCCCGCCGACTACGGGGACGGCACGGCCGCCGACTGCCTCTCTGTCGACATCTCCGAATGGAACCGGCCCGGGCTCCTGTACGGCAAGACCGCCAAGCAGTGCACCAGGGAAGAGGTGGCACGGGAGGTCTGGGCCCAGATGAAGGCCGGACTCAACGACACCGGTGCCGCCGTCCTCCGCGATGCGACCGTCCACTCATGGTTCCTGGACCCGGCCGTGGACGGCCTCGGCACCCCACACCCCGCCAACGACGAACAGCTGCTGATCCATCCCACCGGCACCTGGTTCAACCGCCCCTCCTCCAGGACCGCGATCCCCAACCTCTTCCTCGCCGGGGACTACGTCACCGTCGACATCGACCTGGCGACGATGGAGGGGGCCAACGCGTCCGCGCGGCAGGCGGTGAACGCGCTGCTGGACGAGGACGGATCGAGCGCGGCGCGCTGCGAGGTCCAGCGCCTCTACCGTGCCCCCGAGTTCGAGCCGCTCAAGGCGGACGACGCCAGGCGCCACCGGCTCGGCCTGCGCAACGCCTTTGACCTGGGTTGA
- a CDS encoding amino acid permease, producing the protein MNLMTATALVMGNIIGGGIFLLPASVAPFGTVSLAAFGLLTIGAIALALVFGRLAERHPDTGGPYVYAREAFGDFAGFLSAWSYWTMTWVSNAALAVAAVGYVHVLVPGHASPGVNLAVALGALWLPALANFAGTRYVGAVQLVSTVLKFVPLLFIAVVGLFFFDPGKLGPFNAGGGSAVGGMSAAAAILLYSYVGVESAAMSAGEVRDPERNVGRATVLGTIGAAVVYLLGTLAVFGTVAHDELVNSTAPFSDAVNAMFGGQWGGTVVAGAAVVSIIGALNGWTLMSAQSPYAAAKDGLFPAAFLTKRRGVPTFGVLAAAVLASALTVVNYLIGVGGVFEILVLITTFSATVPYLLAAGAQLYFLLTGRRDKVRPARFARDLTLALTAFGFTFWLVAGAGYAAIYQGVLFLFAGILVYAWMAARKAGRGGRDTAPEPTAAVAAASTGSTTSAGSTASAASTAPAVAADVT; encoded by the coding sequence ATGAATCTGATGACGGCCACCGCCCTGGTGATGGGCAACATCATCGGCGGCGGCATCTTCCTGCTGCCGGCCTCGGTGGCCCCCTTCGGCACCGTCAGCCTGGCCGCCTTCGGCCTGCTGACCATCGGCGCCATCGCCCTCGCCCTGGTCTTCGGACGGCTCGCCGAGCGCCACCCGGACACCGGCGGCCCGTACGTCTACGCCCGCGAGGCGTTCGGCGACTTCGCCGGGTTCCTGTCCGCCTGGTCGTACTGGACCATGACCTGGGTCAGCAACGCGGCCCTCGCGGTCGCCGCCGTTGGCTATGTGCACGTTCTCGTCCCCGGCCACGCGTCCCCCGGCGTCAACCTCGCGGTGGCGCTCGGCGCCCTCTGGCTCCCGGCGCTCGCCAACTTCGCCGGCACCCGCTACGTGGGCGCGGTCCAGCTGGTCTCCACCGTCCTCAAGTTCGTCCCCCTCCTCTTCATCGCCGTCGTCGGCCTGTTCTTCTTCGACCCCGGCAAGCTCGGCCCGTTCAACGCGGGCGGCGGCAGTGCGGTGGGCGGAATGTCCGCGGCGGCCGCGATCCTCCTCTACTCGTACGTCGGGGTGGAGTCCGCCGCGATGAGCGCGGGCGAGGTCCGCGACCCGGAGCGCAACGTCGGCCGGGCCACCGTCCTCGGCACCATCGGCGCCGCCGTCGTCTATCTGCTGGGCACCCTCGCCGTCTTCGGCACCGTCGCCCACGACGAGCTGGTGAACTCCACGGCGCCGTTCTCGGACGCGGTGAACGCGATGTTCGGCGGCCAGTGGGGCGGCACCGTCGTGGCCGGCGCGGCCGTCGTCTCGATCATCGGCGCCCTCAACGGCTGGACCCTGATGAGCGCCCAGTCCCCGTACGCCGCGGCCAAGGACGGGCTCTTCCCGGCCGCCTTCCTGACGAAGCGGCGCGGTGTGCCGACCTTCGGCGTCCTGGCCGCCGCCGTGCTGGCCAGCGCCCTCACCGTGGTCAACTACCTGATCGGCGTCGGCGGCGTCTTCGAGATCCTGGTACTGATCACCACCTTCTCGGCCACCGTCCCGTACCTGCTCGCGGCCGGCGCCCAGCTCTACTTCCTGCTCACCGGCCGCCGCGACAAGGTCCGCCCGGCCCGCTTCGCCCGTGATCTGACGCTCGCCCTGACCGCCTTCGGCTTCACCTTCTGGCTCGTCGCGGGCGCCGGCTACGCCGCGATCTACCAGGGCGTGCTGTTCCTCTTCGCCGGTATCCTCGTCTATGCGTGGATGGCGGCCAGGAAGGCGGGACGGGGCGGGCGGGACACGGCCCCCGAGCCGACGGCGGCGGTGGCTGCCGCGTCCACCGGGTCCACTACGTCCGCCGGATCCACCGCGTCCGCTGCATCCACCGCGCCGGCCGTGGCCGCCGACGTCACGTAG
- a CDS encoding 4a-hydroxytetrahydrobiopterin dehydratase, whose translation MNEQVEPLSDKEIQDRLAELPGWSVEGELLCRRYAFKRHLPAAAMVIHIAQIQEELGHHADLTLGYNRLTVSVNTRSIGGRITELDFGLATRIEAIAPCHGAR comes from the coding sequence ATGAACGAGCAGGTGGAACCGCTCAGCGACAAGGAGATCCAGGACCGCCTCGCGGAACTGCCGGGCTGGTCCGTCGAGGGCGAGCTGCTGTGCCGTCGCTACGCCTTCAAACGGCACCTTCCGGCCGCCGCGATGGTGATCCATATCGCACAGATCCAGGAGGAGTTGGGGCATCACGCCGACCTGACCCTCGGCTACAACCGCCTCACCGTCTCGGTGAACACCCGCAGCATCGGCGGCCGGATCACCGAACTCGACTTCGGCCTCGCAACCCGCATCGAGGCGATCGCCCCCTGCCACGGAGCGCGTTGA
- a CDS encoding VOC family protein, producing MPDVTAPYQPGTPCWVDLAALDQQAALDFYSHVFGWSGGIGPPEHGGYSVCLLDDKPVAGIMAATPMDDQPAPPTVWTTYLASADANATKQAIESAGGTVVMPVMDVTTLGRMAIAADPTGAVFGIWQAVDFPGAGIVNEHGTVIWNELNTTHQDAAAAFYKTALGIDSEAVKGAEDYFALKVNGRPVGGMQSLPPDLPPGAPSHWLTYFAVADTDGTVAKVTAAGGSALREPFDMIAGRMAVVTDPQGATFAVIAPKPMSEG from the coding sequence ATGCCCGACGTCACCGCTCCCTACCAGCCCGGGACTCCCTGCTGGGTCGATCTCGCGGCCCTCGACCAGCAAGCCGCCCTCGACTTCTACTCCCACGTCTTCGGCTGGAGCGGCGGGATCGGGCCACCGGAGCACGGCGGCTACTCCGTGTGCCTCCTCGACGACAAGCCGGTGGCCGGCATCATGGCCGCGACCCCGATGGACGACCAGCCCGCGCCGCCGACCGTATGGACCACCTATCTGGCATCGGCCGACGCGAACGCCACCAAGCAGGCCATAGAATCCGCCGGCGGCACCGTGGTCATGCCCGTCATGGACGTGACGACGCTGGGCCGGATGGCCATCGCGGCCGACCCGACCGGTGCGGTGTTCGGCATCTGGCAGGCCGTCGACTTCCCCGGCGCCGGCATCGTCAACGAGCACGGCACCGTGATCTGGAACGAGCTCAACACCACCCATCAGGACGCGGCAGCGGCCTTCTACAAGACGGCGCTGGGCATCGACAGCGAGGCCGTGAAAGGCGCCGAGGACTACTTCGCGCTCAAGGTGAACGGCCGCCCCGTCGGCGGCATGCAGTCCCTTCCGCCGGATCTGCCGCCCGGCGCACCCTCCCACTGGCTGACGTACTTCGCGGTGGCGGACACGGACGGAACGGTCGCCAAGGTGACGGCGGCCGGCGGCTCGGCGCTCAGGGAGCCGTTCGACATGATCGCGGGCCGGATGGCCGTGGTGACGGACCCGCAGGGCGCGACCTTCGCGGTGATCGCCCCGAAGCCGATGAGCGAGGGGTGA
- a CDS encoding TetR/AcrR family transcriptional regulator — translation MTSSAAARGHEVRQRLLTAAVELIPERGWTAVSTRILAERAGVTPSVVHYHFPSLSALLNEAVVGLMRRALAELDALLDTARTPVDAVDAILASVDQYTGADPTSLLTVEAYLAATRDERLREQIGDVVEVFQQRFGRWLGERGVPAPDETAAVLVAAVDGLLLHRGLGTGPDAGPVVTVLRRLVSESTAKEEHGCE, via the coding sequence GTGACATCTTCGGCGGCGGCGCGCGGACATGAGGTACGGCAGCGGCTGCTGACCGCCGCAGTCGAGCTCATCCCCGAGCGCGGCTGGACCGCGGTGAGCACGCGAATTCTGGCCGAACGTGCCGGGGTGACGCCGAGCGTTGTGCACTACCACTTCCCGTCCCTGTCGGCGTTGCTGAACGAGGCCGTGGTCGGCCTCATGCGCCGGGCACTGGCCGAGCTGGACGCCCTCCTGGACACCGCGCGTACCCCTGTCGACGCGGTCGACGCGATACTCGCGTCGGTGGACCAGTACACCGGGGCCGATCCGACATCGCTGCTGACCGTCGAGGCGTACCTGGCGGCCACGAGGGACGAGCGGCTGCGCGAACAGATCGGCGACGTGGTCGAGGTCTTCCAGCAACGGTTCGGCCGCTGGCTGGGCGAGCGTGGGGTGCCCGCACCCGACGAGACCGCCGCCGTCCTGGTGGCCGCCGTCGACGGCCTGCTCCTGCATCGCGGGCTGGGCACCGGCCCGGACGCCGGGCCCGTGGTGACCGTCCTGCGCAGGCTTGTCAGCGAGAGCACCGCAAAGGAGGAGCACGGATGCGAATAG
- a CDS encoding DUF1266 domain-containing protein, whose translation MPPTETERRLCEATARGDWDGQVTAIAGEDLYLAAPQQGQDPLPVCIDPSTGATCIPVLTRGMLPPWQPQQFFDRVSVEELAQDWPNDKWQLAVNPGTPCAVYLAASPMHRAAWLRIRAHVGIRPGGLLTTLLHSPQGMGGAPIGGPLHGPLAHGLACGAPIAVHHSVPWNELGTVFLDHAADAQTLREQWSVVDPASWQQRLDQLLGGQFVPADTEAALRARAAKGPKGGEGPQFAADAKGPERDGAKDTQGRQGDGAEAAAPEIPEIVSRYEERFRTDGLLPADGRVGSLVALDHAHAVGLVRWGLGARLCGPQQAEQAVQRIGAQAREVYGSWQEFAAGYALGRVLAFDNGWFGPQYAETVHIHRVLTQDPGSPWRALAFA comes from the coding sequence ATGCCGCCGACCGAGACGGAACGGCGGCTGTGTGAAGCGACGGCGCGTGGTGACTGGGACGGACAGGTCACCGCGATCGCCGGTGAGGATCTGTATCTGGCGGCGCCGCAGCAGGGCCAGGACCCGCTGCCCGTCTGCATCGACCCCTCGACCGGCGCCACCTGCATTCCCGTCCTGACGCGCGGCATGCTCCCGCCGTGGCAGCCGCAGCAGTTCTTCGACCGGGTCTCGGTCGAAGAGCTGGCGCAGGACTGGCCGAACGACAAATGGCAGCTGGCGGTCAATCCGGGGACGCCGTGCGCGGTGTATCTGGCCGCCTCACCCATGCACCGCGCCGCCTGGCTGCGGATCCGCGCACACGTCGGCATACGGCCCGGCGGGCTGCTCACCACCCTCCTCCATAGCCCTCAAGGCATGGGAGGTGCCCCCATCGGCGGTCCGCTGCACGGTCCGCTGGCCCATGGGCTGGCGTGCGGCGCGCCGATCGCGGTGCACCACAGCGTGCCGTGGAACGAACTCGGCACGGTCTTTCTCGACCATGCCGCGGACGCGCAGACGCTGCGTGAACAGTGGTCGGTGGTCGATCCGGCCTCCTGGCAGCAGCGCCTTGACCAGCTGCTCGGCGGGCAGTTCGTACCGGCCGACACGGAGGCGGCGCTGCGGGCCCGCGCCGCCAAGGGGCCGAAGGGCGGGGAGGGTCCGCAGTTCGCTGCGGACGCCAAGGGGCCGGAGCGGGATGGCGCCAAGGACACCCAGGGCCGCCAGGGGGACGGCGCCGAGGCGGCCGCGCCCGAGATCCCTGAGATCGTCAGCCGCTATGAGGAGCGGTTCCGTACGGACGGGCTGCTGCCGGCGGACGGCCGGGTCGGGTCGCTCGTCGCGCTCGACCACGCGCACGCCGTCGGCCTCGTCCGCTGGGGGCTCGGCGCCCGGCTGTGCGGGCCGCAGCAGGCCGAACAGGCCGTGCAGCGGATCGGAGCACAGGCCAGGGAGGTGTACGGCTCGTGGCAGGAGTTCGCCGCCGGCTATGCGCTGGGCCGCGTGCTGGCCTTCGACAACGGCTGGTTCGGCCCGCAGTACGCGGAGACCGTGCATATCCACCGGGTCCTCACACAGGACCCGGGCTCCCCATGGCGGGCCCTGGCATTCGCCTGA